A genomic region of Anopheles coustani chromosome 3, idAnoCousDA_361_x.2, whole genome shotgun sequence contains the following coding sequences:
- the LOC131270030 gene encoding F-box and leucine-rich repeat protein 13-like, whose translation MRLHRKPLPIFRPQFELLPIELIVQIFKYLTPGDRRSACFVCSRWYEASKYCRFAEQMVLHLVGVDFDDFKPPVQNLILADRTYPVIKLSRVKLNVSSKFWQNYGPFVREITFEKCMIWRERIISLFKFMPKLRVARFVECDLLRDDLFRTWKFFDNGLYTIDFPGVESLSLARNNFSQLQFDSMVEMMPNLTRVDFSNCFRQMDTTRKMFLLGCIQKFIVRRQYDLRSVNISGIPVDDIFLRGLADSAGLLLDELSLTYNEKMPSRDPAIVDLFRRQTNLRFLDVTSSTGITDYCLDVIVKHIRGLEVLNMTGCWGVSDYGIKQIFRLQHLVTLNLSNCIRMSKHGIMDGAAFSNRVILKELHLELLDTLDEECVVKIGANFPNLTVLNIGGSSTCMSDWSAQYIFRNLVHLEHLNIERSTKLTDAGFTGIDLPEKTFSIWDVEETFAIDRLKKLRVLKVSGCYRMTDFALRYGFKFTELKELSLSRCHQISEAGIERLVATCPALEYLDLSECPNINDNCVKMIAVQLKRISTLKLANCPLLTEACISFLTTFCKNLKYLYVRGCFKLPPDIADRLSKIPTLRQVYKS comes from the exons ATGCGCCTGCACAGAAAACCGTTGCCCATATTTCGGCCTCAGTTTGAGCTGCTGCCGATAGAG CTTATCGTGCAGATATTCAAATACCTCACTCCAGGCGACCGGAGATCCGCGTGCTTCGTGTGCAGCCGATGGTACGAGGCGTCCAAGTATTGCCGGTTCGCCGAACAGATGGTGCTGCACCTGGTCGGGGTGGACTTTGACGACTTCAAGCCACCGGTCCAGAACCTGATCCTGGCCGATCGCACCTACCCCGTGATCAAGTTGTCCCGGGTGAAGCTGAACGTGAGCAGCAAGTTTTGGCAGAACTACGGCCCGTTCGTGCGGGAGATTACCTTCGAGAAGTGTATGATATGGCGGGAGCGTATCATTTCGCTTTTCAAGTTCATGCCCAAACTCCGGGTGGCACGGTTCGTCGAGTGCGATCTTCTGCGGGACGATCTCTTCCGGACGTGGAAGTTCTTCGACAATGGCCTCTACACGATCGATTTCCCGGGCGTCGAGAGTCTGTCGCTGGCGCGGAACAACTTTAGCCAGCTCCAGTTCGATTCCATGGTGGAAATGATGCCCAACCTGACGCGGGTTGACTTCTCCAACTGCTTCCGGCAGATGGACACCACGCGCAAGATGTTCCTGCTCGGTTGCATTCAGAAGTTTATCGTTCGCCGGCAGTACGATCTCCGCTCGGTGAACATTAGCGGTATTCCAGTGGACGATATTTTCCTACGGGGGTTGGCCGACTCAGCGGGGCTACTGCTTGATGAGCTAAGCCTAACgtacaatgaaaaaatgcCTAGCCGCGATCCCGCCATCGTCGATCTGTTCCGAAGGCAAACGAACCTACGGTTCCTGGATGTGACGAGTTCGACCGGCATCACCGATTACTGCCTCGATGTGATCGTGAAGCATATCCGCGGGTTGGAGGTGCTGAACATGACGGGCTGCTGGGGAGTGTCCGACTACGGCATCAAACAGATCTTCCGCCTACAGCATTTGGTCACGCTCAACCTCTCCAACTGCATCCGGATGTCGAAGCATGGCATTATGGACGGAGCGGCGTTCAGCAATCGGGTGATCCTGAAAGAGTTACACCTCGAGCTGCTCGACACGCTGGACGAGGAGTGTGTCGTGAAGATAGGGGCGAACTTCCCTAACCTTACCGTGCTGAACATTGGCGGTTCGTCGACGTGCATGAGCGATTGGTCAGCGCAGTACATTTTCCGCAATCTTGTCCATTTGGAGCATTTAAACATTGAACGCAGCACTAAG CTCACCGACGCCGGGTTCACCGGGATCGATCTTCCGGAGAAAACTTTCTCCATCTGGGACGTGGAGGAAACGTTCGCCATCGATCGGCTGAAGAAGCTGCGCGTACTAAAGGTGTCCGGATGCTATCGGATGACCGATTTCGCGCTTCGTTACGGTTTCAAGTTTACCGAACTGAAGGAGCTCAGTCTATCACGCTGTCACCAG ATTTCGGAAGCCGGAATCGAGCGTCTTGTCGCAACGTGCCCGGCACTGGAGTACCTGGACCTGAGCGAATGTCCAAACATTAACGATAACTGCGTGAAAATGATTGCGGTACAGCTCAAACGCATCAGCACGCTGAAGTTGGCCAACTGTCCCCTGTTGACCGAGGCATGCATCAGTTTCCTGACAACGTTTTGCAAAAACTTGAAG
- the LOC131270014 gene encoding F-box/LRR-repeat protein 7-like: protein MDFVCPVSVHLPVRAAPVSVRHASAVRSKSLDQPLPSVVEDRGTETIAASSSSSSTTSSSGSATLSQKTEPKPQAKEMRKRNSIFTMFPSVQWKPTVEDSIQVPVKYCDWMAPFNCDGKFVARYDRLPMELILKIFKQINPSDLLAASATCRRWLEAAHYYEPFQRRMYFNFDRIEFTDEDSPIKYFSKPMRTYPYLTFTFVEFTKHSDFWVNSGVYIRELTLRCCLIRKKKFISIMKNLPNLVRLELMQCDELFKHWNLDYSTDEPMFPFMLNHLKHLSLAACDYYNEYHFERFIEAAPNLESIDVSNCFINLYLSRRMTMISRVLRLVSKNRHIMKALNISDIPCFDDVAWHLLAEISGLFLTHFTVTYSDRIPMKDPGILKFFTVQTKLTHLDLTSSIGVNDVCLQLIVESCPLLQVLKLRRCWLLSDEGVQDLHTLKHLRVLDVSSCERISDYGMRVGIIGKRPRRMDEMYFSLLCNLSDYTMYYLVLMFKNLQVLDLDSNATITDTSLQYLCCYSQDLRNLNLQSCAKVRTLDIGFRSALFLVRN from the coding sequence ATGGATTTCGTGTGTCCTGTGAGTGTACATTTGCCAGTGAGAGCGGCTCCCGTCTCTGTACGGCATGCTTCTGCTGTGCGGTCAAAGTCCCTCGATCAGCCACTGCCAAGTGTTGTGGAGGATCGCGGAACTGAAACGATAGCAGCGTCCTCCTCTTCATCCTCAACCACTTCCTCATCGGGCTCTGCTACTTTGAGTCAGAAAACTGAACCAAAACCCCAAGCTAAAGAAATGCGCAAACGGAACAGCATCTTCACCATGTTCCCGAGCGTGCAGTGGAAACCGACGGTGGAAGATAGCATTCAGGTGCCAGTGAAGTATTGTGACTGGATGGCTCCGTTCAACTGCGATGGGAAATTCGTCGCACGGTACGATCGTCTTCCGATGGAGCTGATACtgaagattttcaagcaaatcAACCCAAGCGATCTGCTGGCGGCGAGTGCAACCTGCCGGCGATGGCTGGAAGCGGCCCACTACTATGAACCGTTCCAGCGCCGTATGTACTTCAACTTCGATAGGATCGAGTTCACTGACGAGGACAGCCCGATCAAGTACTTCTCGAAACCGATGAGAACCTACCCCTATCTGACGTTCACGTTTGTGGAGTTTACCAAGCATAGTGACTTTTGGGTCAACAGTGGCGTGTACATTCGCGAGCTGACGCTCCGATGTTGTTTGATCCGGAAGAAGAAGTTTATCTCGATCATGAAGAACCTACCGAATCTCGTGCGGCTCGAGCTGATGCAGTGCGATGAGTTGTTCAAGCACTGGAACTTGGACTACAGCACCGACGAGCCGATGTTTCCCTTCATGCTGAACCACCTGAAGCATCTCTCGCTGGCCGCGTGTGACTACTACAATGAGTATCACTTCGAGCGCTTCATCGAAGCCGCACCGAACCTCGAGTCGATCGATGTGTCCAACTGCTTCATCAATCTGTATCTCTCCCGGCGTATGACGATGATTTCGCGCGTCCTCCGGCTGGTGAGCAAGAACCGGCACATCATGAAGGCACTCAACATCAGTGACATTCCCTGCTTCGACGACGTCGCCTGGCATCTGCTGGCGGAGATCAGTGGACTTTTCCTGACGCACTTCACCGTCACCTATAGCGATCGAATCCCGATGAAAGACCCGGGCATACTGAAGTTCTTCACCGTGCAAACGAAACTCACCCACCTTGATCTTACCTCGTCGATCGGAGTGAACGACGTATGTCTACAGCTCATCGTAGAGTCTTGTCCATTGCTGCAGGTTCTTAAGCTGCGTCGCTGCTGGTTACTGTCGGATGAAGGCGTCCAGGACTTGCACACGCTGAAGCACCTACGCGTACTGGACGTTTCGAGCTGCGAACGGATCTCTGACTACGGCATGCGTGTGGGTATCATTGGGAAGCGTCCGCGGCGGATGGATGAGATGTACTTCTCGCTGCTGTGCAACCTCAGTGACTACACCATGTACTATCTGGTGCTGATGTTTAAGAACCTCCAGGTGCTCGATCTGGACAGCAACGCGACCATCACCGACACATCGTTGCAGTATCTCTGCTGTTACTCGCAGGATTTGCGCAACCTGAACCTACAATCCTGCGCCAAGGTACGTACCCTGGATATCGGCTTCCGGTCAGCATTGTTTCTTGTTCGTAACTAA